A window of Balearica regulorum gibbericeps isolate bBalReg1 chromosome Z, bBalReg1.pri, whole genome shotgun sequence contains these coding sequences:
- the TPGS2 gene encoding tubulin polyglutamylase complex subunit 2, translated as MEEKPSASIKPYLDKLTLGVTRILETSPGVAEVTFVEKEPAERHTITSWEQKNSCILPEDLKNFYLMTDGFQMTWSVKTDDTPMPLGSMVINSVSKLCRLGGSPMYTLPNAPTLADLEDDTDEEGNGDKPEKPHFDSRSLIFELDPCNGNGKVCLVYKHAKPVVSPDTEIWFLDRALYWHFLTKTFTAYYRLLITHLGLPQWQYAFTSYGVSPQAKQWFNMYKPITINTALLSEEADSFVNKLDPNKVFKSKNKTPVIKKKPLSQAAGSQKSHTSMTFSKTSSPAGNSSRK; from the exons ATGGAGGAGAAGCCCTCCGCCAGCATCAAGCCCTACCTGGACAAGCTCACCCTGGGGGTCACACGGATACTGG agaCTTCTCCAGGAGTTGCTGAGGTGACATTTGTGGAAAAGGAGCCAGCTGAACGCCACACAATCACTTCATGGGAGCAG AAGAACTCCTGCATATTGCCAGAGGATTTAAAGAACTTCTATCTGATGACCGATGGCTTCCAGATGACCTGGAGTGTGAAGACTGATG ATACCCCAATGCCCCTGGGCTCCATGGTGATTAATAGTGTCTCGAAGCTATGTCGACTTGGGGGTTCCCCTATGTACACTCTGCCTAATGCACCAACTCTCGCTGACCTGGAAGATGACACAGATGAGGAAG gTAATGGAGACAAACCAGAGAAGCCACACTTTGATTCTCGTAGTCTTATCTTTGAATTAGACCCATGCAATGGGAATGGGAAAGTTTGTCTTGTTTATAAGCACGCTAAACCAG TTGTCTCCCCAGACACAGAGATATGGTTCCTGGACAGAGCTCTGTATTGGCATTTCCTCACCAAAACCTTCACAGCCTACTACCGCCTGCTCATTACCCACCTGGGTCTCCCACAGTGGCAGTACGCCTTCACCAGCTATGGGGTCAGCCCCCAGGCCAAG CAATGGTTTAACATGTATAAACCCATAACCATCAACACAGCTCTCCTCTCTGAAGAAGCTGATTCCTTTGTGAACAAGCTGGACCCCAAtaaggtatttaaaagcaagaacaaaacgCCAGTGATCAAAAAGAAACCACTTTCCCAGGCAGCAGGCTCCCAAAAGAGCCACACAAGCATGACCTTCTCCAAGACATCCTCACCAGCTGGGAATTCTTCAAGGAAGTGA